The Lynx canadensis isolate LIC74 chromosome D4, mLynCan4.pri.v2, whole genome shotgun sequence DNA window GGCCAGATTGGAGGGTTAATCcccaagaatgtggaaaaaaaacacaacacaccaACTTTTAAAGAGTCTGAAGCAGAAAAAGCTTGCAGATTCTAGGTCTGTACTGTCCAATGTGGTAGTCACTGGCAACCTGTAGCTATGGAGTGCCTCATATATAGCTAGTATGACTGAGaaactgaacttttaatttttttttaactttaaactaaatttaaaaactgacacAGGAATAGGTGAGTGGAAAACTTTCAGGCATGTTTGAAAAAATTCTGGATTTACTTTTTCAACTATACATTTTAGGATGCATACATACAGATCAAGcatttatcattaaaaatgtcGAAGTGAGCTATGCAGAAAGAATACAATACAagccagattttgaagacttagtaccaaaataaataaataaaatatctcactAATAATTTCacatagatcacatattgggatGGTATTTGGATTGAAATGAAAGTATTAAATTTGATTTCacccatttttaaagttttttattaatgtagctactagaaaatttagaaTCCTATCTGTGGttcacatggtatttctattagTGTTGtctaaaaaagaggaaaaaacatggGAATAACCATGAGATACGAAGATTGTAAATGGGATATGACAACAAGTCATCAGTGAGGCACTGATGACATGGCAGGTAGTTAAGAGTCAGTAGCAAATAGAAGAGAAGCAGACCCTTCGCTGACCTTACTGTGTTGGTAGATGACTAGTGTGTAATGTCTGGACTGGTTTAAGGGCTTCAGTTTGAAAACATGACGTGTAAGCCATTTGTGCCTTACAATCAATGACAAATATGTTGCTGCTTTAATAGTAATACTTTTAATCATTACTAGTTTTGATTTTAGAAAGTGTTAGTCCATTTCCATCTTGTTTTAGCCTTCCACATGGTATTGAGGGTGTTACATAGAGACATTGAAAGGATTTTCCCACAATAAACCTTTCAAACAAAAGACACCAGAATTCTAGACTaggaaaaaagaatgttaaatttcACTTCCAAGGGTAGACATCTTATGAAGCAGTACCACAGATCACTTTGTTATGCAAAATCTATTCCATAAACTAAGTACTGGATTAAATTAATCTATTGGACACTTTGGAACAAATTGTATTATGTTGTATTTGCCGTGGAAGTCCTACCGCCCTCACGTTGAAGTCAAATAGCCTTTCTCCCCACATAAGTCAGTTGCAAGTTCACTATAGAAAATCAGAAACACTAAaaagtgaaatggagaaaataataatcaCTTGTAACCTACACCACCCAGAGATAATGACTATAAATTTCCCTTGCGTTTTTTTTCAAGGGTGTACAGTTGGGTTTAGGCAGGGTTTGGTATGTCTTAATAAGCACTGCATCACAAAGTCTGTATTTAATACTGTTTACCCTTTTCTTTGAACTCTCTTTGGACTGTTTCATAGCCCAGACTGAGGTTATGCATTAGAGAAACAACAACTTAATAAATGATGTCTTGTTGGCTTGAAAGTATTATTCATATAGATTTCCAAAGTGACCAAAATACAACCAGAAAGTGTTTTATTCACTAGAAAATCTCATTGAACATTTTCTGACACTATTAGTAAGATAAAGAGAGTGTGGATGAAGGAGAAAACATGAATTCTGAATCCTGAAGAGCCTGTGCTTATTAGTACTTTCAGCAGAAATCATGAAGGGCCACCTCATCAGGCAGATAGATGAAGCTTCATTTAGGTAAAGAAGTGTTCTGAGAGTAATACATCACAGAAAGCCCTGTAGCAGTCCAAAGTGGATGCTAGACAAACATGCCTACCTGTCATTGCTGCCTTTTGATTGGAAAGAGtttgtatttgtttcctctttaagACAAAAATGTACATGCAAGTATGAAATCACTTGGCAATTTTAGCAGTGTAAGATCTGAAAATGCAAACCCAAGGACTTGAAGTTAGGCAAGCTCCTTGAGATGTAGCAGAGTGCCAAATGCCCTTCGGCTTCTTGAGCTATTTACTTCCAGCCTCTGGCTTTATTCTAGCTACTGTCCTTTTACTCAGTCTTGCTATTCCACCTAGTTTTAggtgagttgaaaaaaaaaaacaaacaaactgcatCTTGAAGTCAGGAAAAGCAAAGGCTCAGTGTAATGTTCCAGAACCTCCCGTGCTTATTTCTTGTAAGACCATCAGGTACCTAAATGCCAACATCTCCACTGTCCCTTATTCACCTTCCACTTTATACCCATAATCAGGGTAACTCAGAGGGGAATATGTTGCAGTCTCTTGATCGCTGAGATGATTTCTGGATTTAGATCAGTGTCAAAAGTCCTGAGAGCTCTTAGTTTAGTATTTCTTCAAGTTTCTGGTCCAGTTGGTGGTAAGGCAGGCTGGTGGGCAAGCTCCCCTGATGCACAAGTGAAGGTGCTGAGAACTTCCCATTGTCCGTGAACTAGGTTTCTCACTAGGAAACTGTGTGCTTGATTTGAGAACATGGTATTGATTCTAATTCTGATCTAAAACTCCATGGAATGTGTTAGCTCCAAACAGTGTTAAGGTAGCCCTTATTTCATGGCAGTGGTGAACATCAAGCTGCAAAGGATTTCAAAGATGAAGACTGAAGCGATAGGAAACCATCTGGCAGACAGAGTATATGTGGTAATAGGAAGAATATCTGGGGTATACTCAATTCCAAATAATAACATTCATCAATGCTTCAtttacatattcatatttttattcaagaaataatcATTGTTTCTGTGTCAGGTATGACAATGCACGAAGAGCAGATATGATTTCTGACCTCTTGGAATCAGATTTAATTCATAGTTATGTAATTCTCTTAATTCTTACATAGAAAATAATAGTTTGCTATGGATTACATAATTCATATTTATGTAATCCCTTAATTCCTACAaggaaaaaatgggggggggcagtgaTTGGGTGTAGTTGGAAATGCTAACATAAGGTGGGAGTCAGGAAAGTCTTCCTTGAGTAAGTGATGTTTAAAATGATGGAAAGTTTAATGATACATTGCTAGATGTTGGAAATATGATGATAAGCATAGTCCCTGTCCTTGAAGAGTTCATGTCTAGGAAAGAGACATGCAAACCAGTAAGAATCCTCTATGAGAAGTGTTCTATAGAAGTATATGAATTACAGTGGATCCCGAAGGTTGTGGGTAATTATGTCTGACCATCTCAGGAAAGGCTTTATGAGATTAAAGCGCTTTAAGTGTGGGTTTTTGAAGCACTATCATTTTGAAGCCTAAGGAATATTACCAAGCAATCAAGACAGGAAATCATATAGCAAGTAATGGCTAGGAGTAAGAAAAAGTCTAGTATGTTTGGCAAACCCTAAGTAGAAGGGAAGGCCTAGAAAGGCAATTGGCCAAAGGTGAGATTGTGTATGGAGTGGGATGGTAAAATTTAAGGCATGTGAAATACTGTATAAAAGAGTTTATACTTCTCTTTTAGGAGTGGAGGAGCCATTAGAGTATTTTAATTAGGAGTTTGAAATCGACTGGTGTTTGTAGACTAATCATTCTGAGTGCAAAAGGAAGGATGGATTTGCCTTATGGAAAGGCTGGATTTGGGGAGACTGATTCGAAGGTCATTGCAATAGGCCctaagagaggagggaagaactTTAGCTATGGCAGTGGCCAGGAAGATTTAAAAGCTATTTAGGAGTAAAAATCAATGCTAATTGAGGGCTGACTGGCTAggatagatggagagagagaattccagcaTATGTGGAGATTTCTACCTTCTGGGTAATTTATGGAATCCACAGAACCATTGTCAGGTAGTAGAAAGGCTTAAGATTtgaggtttgaatcctggctctaccacttaagCTAGCTGAGCCTCATTTTTCTACAcaaaaatggcttaaaataattttgtgggGGTTAgaggcacttgagtggctcagtgagttgagtgaccaactcttgatttcagctcaggtcatgatctcatggttgtgagattgagcaccTCGTTGGGCTCATGGATCCTGCTTGTCTATGGGCAAGACTATGGTCTACATTCAGcctctattttcttcttgggGACCAATTACTCAGGATTAGGGTAAATTGTACAGAATCAGAAATGGTTTAAGATAGTAAGTTCAGTTTTAAGCATGCTAAGTTTAAAGTTCATATTGTAGTCTAGATGGATGGATATATCTTGTATGCATTCAGAAACAGAGCTCGAGGACTTGGGAATGGGGTGCAAATAAAAGCCCAAGAATTTGGAGATGTAATTATTAGGTGATAATTGAAATCACTTGACTGTATGAGAGTCCACCCggtataagaaagaaaagattcaaaGTGAAATCTCTGGTGCTCGGTATGTAAATAAgtagacagagaaggaagagcctCCCAAAAGCAACTAAAACATGGTTTAAGAAATAACAAAACCTTGAAAATGGGAACAAACATAACAAAACCTGCCTAGTATGAGAGGTGAACTTTAAGAAGGAAATCTGTAGCACTCTGACAGGTCTTAGGACTGACAAGTAACTTGAGGAAAAGGGAGAACTCTTTGAATATAACAATTAAGAGATCACTGACAACCTTAGAGCAATCTCCTTATGGTGGTGGGGAGCTGAATGCATATGGCGGTTAATTGAGGAAGgagcagaaatgaataaatagtcAGGAGATGcagaatactcttttttttttttttttaaagaaacttggcGTGGCGAGTTGGGGTGGTAGGtagaaatggataaagataaaAGAGGCcttgggtgcctggatgactcagttggataagcatccaacttgggctcaggttatgatctcacacttcgtgaattccagccccacgtggagctctctgctgtcagcgcggatcccgctttggatcctctgtccctctctctctgcccctccccgactcattttctctctctaaaataaaataaacattaaaaaaaagaaaggaggcttAATTAATAGACACTGAGAGCAAAGATCTAGCattgaggaagcagagggagataAGTGATGGaaggtaaataataaaggaaTGTTCTAGAAGAGGCTGCAGCTCAGGAAATATGTTACAAAAGAATGCATTTGCCTGAGATGGAAAAGGCATAACTTCCCTTTGAGTCAGAAGGTGGAGTAAAGTTGGAAAGACAATCAATAATTGGAAAGTAGGAAACTTCCAGAATTAACACAGTTGTTTTATCCTgttatttagcttttatttttttgtgttctaATAGCTTAGATTTTGAGTACCTTAATTAGATTGGCTAGTACCTTTTAGTGTTCTCTctacataaaatgaattattaaattttaatttagtaaaagCTAAGTGAAACCACACCtctgtcctttcttttccctgaaaAAAGAACGTTAGAAAATACTGATTCTTAAAAAAGTAGCCCCAAGAATGACAAGGTCACAAAAATTACATTATCTGTGCAAGTGTCTCAGAATATCAGAGAAATATGTTCCCCTAATGATTTGTATATCCTAcagaaatattaaagataaactTTATGCAGGACATTGGAGTATGTGTTAgctcttaaaataaattgttcCAGTAATAAAATGATTTGTATTGTTTCACTACCACTATAAATGAGTTTTTGTTTGAGCATTTGCTTGTTGGAAAATAGTTTTACATagccttttttaaatgttaactgttaGCTCAAGCTTAATTAGGATTGTAAGTAATTAATTTTGTATCAtgtttacatttgaaaacaaGTACCATATGACCTTTGTTAGTAGCTGAACACATAGTTTAATtagattatcttcattttattgtgttatagagaaataaaacacaaaataaccaGTCCCTCCTCATACTTGTGATTTTAGAAATGATGAAGAGCAGGATCTggatttatattataaataataagcaAGTATAGTAAATTCTGcagatagaaggatcatacatTTGAAATACATAGTCCAGAGCAGATGGGAATTCAGCCCAAGGTCAGAATCTCAAATAAAGACTTTCAAAGCAATAAGATGAtacagttatattttaattttaccatcATGTGGGGATTTATAGTATTCTATCATTGGTCTTCATCACTACTTTTCTAATTTCTACCTGAATGATCTCAGTCATATTTTCTGGTTCACTACTGACTTTGTTCCAGCGCTTTGAAATACATTTCATTAGCTTTGATCTTCTTGctatattcatatatgtaaatCCAAACACAGAACGGATATCTATTTTTGATAGTGTAACAGAATTAATACTTAGTATTTTCAAAACTGCACCTGGGCCTTTTCCATCAAATTTACTTGTCCctgtatttcctattttaaatttttttttttttcaacgtttatttatttttgggacagagagagacagagcatgaacgggggaggggcagagagagagggagacacagaatcggaaacaggctccaggctctgagccatcagcccagcgcctgacgcggggctcgaactcagggaccgcgagatcgtgacctggctgaagtcggacgcttaaccgactgcgccacccaggcgcccctgtatttcctACTTTAGAAAAGGATATAACCAAGGACCTGACACTTAATTTGGGAAAGGATCATAGTTTCTCATTCCAGGTTAACACCAAAGTCACTATGTTGTATTTCGTTCTAGGCTTTTCCTTAACcatgacttttttcccccaacagtTGTGCTTACaccatttaaatttctttaaagaacattataaatttgtggttatttttttcttcctatgtcAGTATTGGTGTTTGTACTTGTATTAAAAGTATCCACTTCATCCAAGTCTTAAGATTATTGTGAGAATTCAGTTAGATAACAAACATAAAGCACTTACTAGGATGCCATCTATATAAGAAGTATTCGGTAGAAACAACTCGAAGGAACACAATATGTAATTAAGTCATGGAACATAGATTTAGAGGAAAACGGGGTAATCCTCGACTACTTAGAACTAATATTTTGGGTGTGTGTGATGCCATGATGAAGTAATGTTATGTATTATCAAAGAAATTGTTCACATTGAGCTGAAGgataaatatggaaataataacaaaatgaaagaaataagaagcatCCTTAGAAATTGAAATATTCTAATGGCAGTCATTGAGAGTTACCAATCATTCTTTATTATCAATGCAGTGTATCATCTTTATGTACATTGCAACATATCAGCATTACATTCTGTACAACTCTGGGTATATCATTTGCCCTCTCATTGCTTCCATTGCCTCAGGATACCATAAGGATCTTGACTAGAGAAACTTTAAGTTcgatttcagttttaaaaactatGACTTTATGACCACAAAAGAGcttaattctgatttttctgaGTCAACACTTAACAGAATTGTGAAAGACCTCCTGtctgtgtttatgtattttctgaTTCCAGAATCATCCTTCTCTTTCTAATCTGTCATCCCTATTAATTCTTCAAGTTTCTtctccaaatatttctttaatgatcTTCGTATTGCCTTCATTTTCCTCCAATGAGACACACAGATATGGAATCTAGAGTAGAGAAACATAATCCTGATTTCAATATTAGCAGGCCAACTCTTTAAgataattatatgtgtgtgtgtgtgtgtgtttccgtATAGTGCTCTAGAAGTTTGCCTCATACTTTATTGTACCTCCTCCATTTCCTATGTTCCAGTTTTTATCCCATAGACTTCTATCCATTTTATCCCTGTTGGTATTCTATCCCAAATTTGAAATGACTTTTTCTCCTTAATGCTTTTGTAAGGAGGGGGAGGATTGGGCAGTCTCTTTGCCAAAGGAATGCTTGACTTCGAGGGAGAAAAACTCACAGTAACCAAGCACTTCCCAATATCACAACTTCTGTTAGCAGTATCAGAAATAGTCCAATCTCTCGATTCTCAGCCATCCTTGAATCCTCttctggagggagaaagggaaaaaaagaaagtgggttGGGGAGAAGAAAAATACTAACTTGAGAACTTGATCCATAATAGATGACTCTTACTAACCTCAAATAATTTGCTTTGTCCACTACTTCTATTGCTGTTTTCTATCTTCATTTAGTCCAACCTTTTCATTTCTCAGCCCTTCAATTGATCTGGTGCCCAGTAATTTATTCATACTGGTACAAATTTTGCCCAATATTTTAGCTCTGATTTGTAACATTAGCATGATGTGCCTAGAAGGTGCTCaccaaatatttgtaaaataaatcaataaacaactGAGTACCTTGATACCTGGTCCCTCAAAATGCCACACCACTATCTTTGTTACCTCCACAATACTCTCCTCTGAAGCATTGGGTGGTGATGCGAAGACAGGTCCAACAATCCAAGATAGGACCTTCAGTCACAACtgataaagagaagaaatttaacGGAAGGGGGGGGCCATGGCATGGAGTTTTCTTATTTCATGCATCAAGTCTGATGGATTAAACCTCAGGCATTTCCAGGACTCTTAAGTTTACATTGCtgtgaattctttctttccctagTAATCAAGTTTCTTGATGAGTCAAAAGCTTCTGTAACTTAAGTCAGATCTCTGGAGAAGAAGTGGGAAAAATGATGCCTCAGCTTATGTTGGTCCTATGGGTTATAAACCATACTTTTGAAAGCCTCTGAGCACCTCCTATATCTGTGTGTTTGAGATTTGAGATACATTTTGTTGTCAGATACTGTTGACATTCCCACCCCCATAATCAAATCTTTAGGAAGTGAGTTCTGAGTGTGACAGATGGGAAAGATATGGCCATATAGAACAAATGAGATGGGGAAATAGGGGTTGAATCCTCAAGGTGTCCCATGTACTGTACTCACCACAATCTTCAGAACAAGCTAAAAGAGAATTAGAAAGTTCTAGTGAGCTTATGATCAACGTAGAGTTTGCCATATTTATACCCAATAGTCTTTATTTGGTTACAAAATGAGGTTCCAGCCACCCCACCATCCATTCTAAATAACTCTAATATGAAACCACCTTCCTCCTCTCACCCTCATTTCCTATTCCTTTCACATAAGTTCACTGTTGTTAGATAGACATCTTTTATTACCAACTTCAGAGAAGTTCTTTAATATCTCTTTCAGTTTCAATTCCAGGTTTTGGCGGACATCGAGAAGCTTGCCTTGAAGGATAAAGGCACCTAAGAGGAGGTGGAAGGCACATTAGAAACTAGGGGTGGTTCTTCCCTTCAGAATTTAATCCTAATTGTTTTTGCCTTGTTTCTCCCAGTGAACTTTGCCTATACTTGCTTGGGCAGTACAATCTTTTAACATTGAAACAATCCCTCACCTTTCCATGTTTCATTGCCCAGTTTATAAAGTTCATTCTTCAGCCATATTCTCAACTTAACAGCCTTATGAACAGCTAGAGAGGGGGTTAAAGATACATACAGAGGAATAATTACATCCATGGAAAAACTTATGTGGACCCACGTGcactcttccctgcctcccttatCCTTTTAACCCACAAAACTCTCAGTGACTCAAGCTTCCCTCACCCAACACCCGAAGCATCTTGTCCCCGTGGGAGACCTTGAAGCTTAAATGGATCATCTCCTTAATCTGCCGTTCAAGCAGATGAGTTCGGCCAGGGACTTCTGAGGGTACCAGCTTTGCTATCAAGGACCTAATATCCTCGTTGAATTTGGGGTcacattccaagcaggctttgaccCCGTGGAAGGCTGCCAAGGACAGGGGCAAGAGTAGGAGCAACCACAGGTCTCCCATTTCCTTCCCCCAACAGCTGGTTGTCCTGGCAACTAGTTCACCTAGTTCCCTTTTCTTCAAAAATCCAGGAATAAGAGCCTTGTCCTGGATAGTCTGACTCCACCTTCCCCTCCATTTCCATCCCACTTCTAGGCAATCTCTTTTGCTTAAGGATCTTCAGATGTTTTCTGACATTTATCCTTCATGCCAGAGAGGGAGAACTGCCAGTTGGGAAGCAGATACCTGAGTTCTGAGAAtagaacacagagagagaaatcttgAGCTCACACAAGCAGAGTTCCGTGCAGAGATGTATCTCAGAAAAGGTTTTTCTTCAGGTTTCTCCTATTCTTGTGTCCTCAGTAAATTCCCACATCCCTCCTGATCATGGGAGTGGTGTGTCAAGAAAGAGATCTCATAGGACCTTAGAGCTGCTTAACCAAAATTCTACTTCTATAGAGGAGGTAATAAAGCCCTGGATATTGAATTGCTTGGGGTCCCAGTCCCTAATGGTAGAAGTATTGTTGAAAATTAGCAATAGATGTCCAGATGTAATTGATGTCATTGATAGTAATTTTATATAATTGGTAATTTCTCAAAAATTGGTAGGATGATTTTCAGCtgtgacatataattttttatatcattcttttaataaagagtctggagccaggagccaggagacATCAGTTGAGGAATATATGGTGATGGGTGAGAATCCAGTAACACCCAGGGTCCTTTAGTGGACACATCTTAAAAGTACTAATGCTGAAATGTGAGGCATATAAGAAAATAACCACAGTCATCATGAGCTGCCCTCTCAGGCCACCATTGAAGGAACCCAAGTAAACATTTCAGTTTAGGGCTTTTGAATAAGAATGTTCTTCgttttttgaagaaatgaagaTTGCTTTGCAGATTTTTCAGGATACCAATTACCTCTTCTCTGTTACATTGCTTGTATGGCTGTGACCTCCTGGGAACCAGGAAACCCTGAAATCTTAAAAGATTAGTGGTAGAATTTAGAGCTAAGGTATGGTAAAGTCATGGAGTGAAAAGCTGTGAGGGAAATCCAAACATCTACCACTAGTTATATGCCTACCATGCGCTGCTAGGTATGTACTAAACACTTCTGATAGATGATTTGCAAGTCCTGATGGCACAGCAATACTTTGAAAgattatcccaattttacagataagactCAGGTTAGGAAATGTGAAACAATCCTTTCGGCAAAATAATTTGGTAGCTATGGGATCAGGATTTTAACTCATGCCTGTCTGACTCTAATTTCTATATACTTTAATCACTGCCTCTCAACATTTTTTGGGACAATGCAGAAAATGATTTATTGGAGCTTGATAAATCAGAAGATTGCAAGAGGGGcaattcaaatcctttgctcCAAATCCACACCTCtttgttctgattttattttcccttggCTAGATGATCTCATCTTTAGATGATCTTCCAAAGGATTTCCACATGTTGAGATCTGAAGGCATTTGAGGTTATGGGATTAAATGAACTCTGAAAACCAAATTGGAGACTAAAAGGGGCTAAGACCTTTGGCATGAAGGTAGCCAGATTTGAGGAAAAAACATTCTTGAAGAGAAACACACATTATAGATATTTTCCAGTTAACAACGCATACTTCTACTTTCAGATTGGACACTTAAAGAGAACGCTTTGCCATTTTAGTGAATAAGTCTACTGTTCAGTGTCACATTACCTTGATCCAGACCATGTGCCCAATTGACCAGTTTTATCCTCATTCTTTCAGCTTAATTGGCAATCCAGGATTTTtaggatgagagaaaaaaatattcaacttcTGTATAGTCTTgggaagactgaaaaaaaaagcaagccactTTCTAAAAAGACAGGACTTGTAATTGAAAGggacatataaaaaataatggagggACTAGCACTACCATGGAGCAAACAGCAAACAGATAATAACAGAGTGAACTGATAATAGAGGCAGAGGTGGACACAGATCTATAAGAAGACAGAACACTAAATCTGGAGGAATTTTTATAGAGGGGCTGGATCTAGGAGACTAGAAACAACAATTAATGAATATATGGTGGTGAGTGAGAACCCAGAGATACTCAAGATGCTTTACGAGAAGCGTCCTGAAGGTACTGATGATGGAGTGTatgacacagaagaaaataactaCAATTATCCTGGGCTAGTTCTTCAAAttccataaatgtaaaatatttgaacTTTGGAAAGGAAGAGCTGTCTGGACATTGACTGATGATATAATGATCACATTACTTAATTAAAACAATGATACTTGTGTCTAGGAGGCAAAAGGCTAATACCTAAATCCTTCATTGATTATGCTAATATTTGGTTTGGATTGGCACAGAGGGGATATGATTTGTAGTCAGTGTGAATGTGTAGAATAGCTAACCAAACcctttatttgctttaaataagAGATACATAGTAGCACATGCATTCGTAATATTTTACCAAatagacatttattcatttgcaaaTCTTAGATAAGATTCATGGGTTATTCACAGGTGAGATATATTACATATTGTATATGTTCTTTTCCTCCAAAACCATTAGTCCTGATAGTCCCTTTTAAAGGCTAGAGTCAGTTGTTTTGTAGCATGTAGCCTTTGTTACAAATCATAGGATACACTGAggtttaaaatctaaaataaataaatgaataaaatctaaaaagttTCATAAAGAAGAGCAAGAAGCTTCTTAAAAGAATTTCCTTCAATCCATAGTAAATCTTGTTTCCAGatccatacaaaaaaataaaaatagggaatcTCTGTGGCTCAAGCTTCTTAGAGCTTCTTTTCTTGTGGATTATTTGTCCCAGCTGAGCCCTCCTGCGTTGCTGCCTGTCTCTGTCACTTCACAGGATTCCCTAGAAGTTTGGCAAATAATCCAGATACCTTTCGTAGTCAAGTGAGATTCAATTCCTTCCTGACTGTGTGATCTGAGACTAGGGAGCCATTGCTTGGCATTTGGTCAAGTTATAAGCCATCTGTCTAGGCAGCATAATAACCATAAttataaatgttgaaataattaCTGTATTCCAGATCCTTCACATGTAaagtgattttaatattttctggtgTGCCTGTCTACTTATCCATTTAT harbors:
- the IZUMO3 gene encoding izumo sperm-egg fusion protein 3 isoform X1, encoding MGDLWLLLLLPLSLAAFHGVKACLECDPKFNEDIRSLIAKLVPSEVPGRTHLLERQIKEMIHLSFKVSHGDKMLRVLAVHKAVKLRIWLKNELYKLGNETWKGAFILQGKLLDVRQNLELKLKEILKNFSEVACSEDCVVTEGPILDCWTCLRITTQCFRGEYCGEEDSRMAENREIGLFLILLTEVVILGSAWLLFHICVSHWRKMKAIRRSLKKYLEKKLEELIGMTD
- the IZUMO3 gene encoding izumo sperm-egg fusion protein 3 isoform X2 translates to MGDLWLLLLLPLSLAAFHGVKACLECDPKFNEDIRSLIAKLVPSEVPGRTHLLERQIKEMIHLSFKVSHGDKMLRVLAVHKAVKLRIWLKNELYKLGNETWKGAFILQGKLLDVRQNLELKLKEILKNFSEVVVTEGPILDCWTCLRITTQCFRGEYCGEEDSRMAENREIGLFLILLTEVVILGSAWLLFHICVSHWRKMKAIRRSLKKYLEKKLEELIGMTD